A region of the Sinorhizobium arboris LMG 14919 genome:
GCGCTCGAGCTCCTCCTCCGTCTCCAGCGAAAACCGCGGCCAGTCTGCCGAATAGGCGCAGCAGGCGCCGCAGCGCTGGCAGTCGAAAATCTGATCGGCGGGAACGGATTGGCTCATGACATCAGCCTATCATGAAGCGGGTGGCGCCGGAATGCCTGCCGCTTGCGCCGGAAGATCACGCTTCCGCTGCGTCGCGCCTTGCTATCTCGTAGTCTTCCGTATGCACGAGCACGCCATCGCCGGTCACCAGCGCGATGCCGTAGGCCGCCGGCTCGTCCACCGAAAGAGAGGCGTTCGCCGTGTCGAAGGGCATAGGCTGCTGGTGCACGGGACTTTTGAAGATCGAGAAGGGAATACCGCGACTGGAGCCGCTGATGGTGCGGTGAACGTGGGCGGCGAAGATGTGACGAACATTGCCGCGCCGCTTCACCAGGGCGTAGAAGTCGTCTTCATTGATGAGTCGGATCATGTCGATTCCGGCAAAGCCGCTGACATGCGGCGGATGGTGCATGAAGATGAGTGCCGGCCGGCTGCCTGCCTCTTCGAGTTGCCGGTCGAGCCAGGCAAGGCGCCTGTCGCACAGGTGGCCGGCGTGACTCACCGGATAGTCGTAGGGCGGTGCAAACAGCGTATCGAGCAGGATGGCGCGGCAATCGGCGAAATCGAGCACCTGCTGGACGAAGCCGTTTGCGTCGGTCGCCGCGTCGGTGAAGACGTCGAGAAACACCTCGCGCCGGTCGTGATTGCCGATCATGAGGGACGCCGGTGGGATGAGTTCGCCGAGAAGCGCCTTCAGCCGCTCGTAGGAGGAGCGGTCCGCCCGGTGTGTCAGATCGCCGGCGAAGATCACCCGGTCGGCATCCGCATGGTAGCGGTTGACGTGGGCGATGCCGTTTGCGAGCCGACGGTACGGGTCCAGCCCGATGATCGTCTCGCCTTCGGGCACCATGTGCAGGTCGGAGAAAATGATGAGCTTCGTCATGTGCGTCCCGCATGATGTCTCGCGGGTCACGCTCCTGCGCTTGCTTGCGGGCGTCAAGCGGCATCTTTGGGCGGGTCGGAGGCAGAGGGAAGGACGGGGATCGTCCTCGTCACCGCAACCGGTCCGCGGTTGCCGGCACGAAGCGCCGGGCGGTCAGTACGGCGCCGGCGGAGGTCCCGGCAGAGACGCGGTCGGCGACGGCGAGTTTGCCGGCAGCAAGCGCATTTCCTCGAGCGGCGGCGCGCTGGTAATAGGCGAAGGCCGAGTCTCGGTCGCCGCGCTCGGCGAGCAGATCGGCATAACTGACCATCGCCAGAGCGTGGCCGTTCTCGGCGGCTTCGGCGAGAATTCGGACGGACTGCAGCTTTTGGCCAGCCCTGTCGAGAACGCGGGCGAGCTGAAACTGCGTCCTGGCGCCGCCATCCTGATTATAGGCCTCTCGGCAGGCGGAAAGCGCCACCCCGATGCGGATGTCCTGCATTGCAACGGCCGGGAAGGCCCTGTTGCGTTCGAGGTCGAATTCGCTACCGGCTTCCCGGTCGCATTGTTCGGCGGCAGTCAGATCGCTTGCGTGCGCCGAAGGGACTGCTGAAGTGGCGAGAGACACGAGTGCCGCTGCTGCGAGCAGGTGGCGCAAGCCGATCCGACAGTTCGACAGAAACAGTTTTCTCATGGCGCTCTCCTTTTTGGTCGCCGCGATCCTAGGACCGCCGCAAAGCGCCATCTGTTCCTCGGGAAACAGCTGCTGATCCGTCGAACGGATGAATTGTGGGCCGAGATGCGACTTGCATCGGGTCCGCGTCGGTCTATCCTCGAAGGAACAGGGAGCGCTGCGGAAGCCAGCGGAGATGCCGATGCGGCGATTCGAGATGAGGAGGCGAGTCTTTCTTGGCGGCCTGATGCTTGCGGTCGCTTCCAGCGGCCGTTCGACGGCAGCTGCTCCGGTCGTCGGCAAAGCCGCGCAAATCCGCGGCAATGTCCGCCGTCGCCAGGGCGAAGACGAAGAGCGGCTGGCGATCGGCGGTGCCGTTCTCGACAAGGATTATGTTGTGACGAGCAGCGACAGCTTTGCTGATCTTGCACTGAGCGAGACGCGCATCCTGCTGGGTCCGCAAACGGAGCTGCTGATCGACAGCTTCATCGCCGGCCAGGGGGGCACGCTGGAACTGGGCGTCGGCCGGATGGTCTTCGACCGGCCCGAAGGCTTGCCGAAGACCGACGTGGCGGTGCGTACCGCTTTCGGCATGATCGGCGTTCGTGGAACGAAATTCTTCTGCGGCCCGAGCCGCGCGGCATTTGCGGTCTTCGTGGAGCATGGCGTGGTCTCGGTTCAGGGCGGCGGCGTTACACGGACAGTTGCGGCCGGCCAGGGCGTCGATTTTAGTCGCCCGGGCGCTGCGCCCAGCGAACCGACGCGCTGGGGAGAGGCGCGGATCCGCCAGGCCTATGCGAGCGTCGGGTTGAGGTAGGGCGATAGCTGGCACACCACGATGCGGTTGCTGTAGATGTGTGCCCCCTCATCCGCCTGCCGGCACCTTCTCCCCGCAGGCGGGGCGAAGGGGCAAGCGGTGCATGCTCGGTCCCTCTCACCCGCTGCGGTCCACAAGAGGAGAGGGGGACTTGAGAGTGTGCCGCGAGTCTCCTTCGCCCCGCTTGCGGGGAGAAGGTCGCGGCAGCGGGATGAGGGGCGGCGTCCCCTCGTTCCGCTCGAAGATCCTTATTCAACCATCGCTCGCTACCGTGAAAAGCTCAATCGATCCGAAGCCCCTGATGTCATGCCGGCCAAGCGGTCGCAGTACCGCTTTCGACTGCGCAGCCGCCGCCGGGCCGATGCAGATGGCGGTACCGAGGAACTTGTTCGCCTCCTGCAGGCGCGCTGCGAGGTTCACCGCATCGCCGTGGGCGGTGTAGTCGAGTTTCCCGCCGGCGCCCACCTCACCCAGCACCGCCGGCCCGGTTTCGATGCCGATACGAGTCCGGCCGAAACCGTGTTCGGCGAATTGCGGACGTCTGCGCATCTCCTCGGTCAGAATATGGATCGCCGCGGCGCAGTCGATCGCCTTGTCCACATGGTCGGCCAAATCCTCGGGCGCGTTGAAAAGAGCATGGACAGCATCGCCGACGACCTTGTCGACCATACCGGCATGTGCAGAAACGAGAGCGTTCACCTCGGCGAAATAGATGTCGAGCAGGGCCACGAGTTCGCGCGGCCCAAGTCTCTGCGACAGCGTCGAGAAACCCTCGATATCGGTGAAAAGCGCCGTCACGGGGCGTTCCTCACCGGCCAGACGCCCGCGATCAGGCTCGTCTATGTAGCGCGCCACCACGGTTTGCGGCAGGTATTGGGAGAATTTTCGCCGGGCGATCGCCTCGGCGCGCCGCGTATGCGCGAGCTGCAATGCGCTGGTGACGACGAGTACCGCAATCAGTACCAGGGACGTGCCGACGGCATCGAAGAGCCAGCCGGTAGAAGCATAGATCGCTCCCGCCACAGCGATGAAGGCGAGCACCGCCGCGGCGCCCAACAGGAGGGCGGCGAGCGGTCGAACCCTTGTTGCCGCATAGGAAGCCAGAATCCCCGCGGCGAAAGCGAAGACCGCTTCGACGGGCGGAAGATTGCTGCCGCGATAGGGCACGAACCCCGTCATGACCGCATTGGCGATGTCGGCGTGGATCTGAACCGACGGCTGGAGCGGCATGGAGGCGGTAGGCCGCAGCCCGCCCAGGTTCGGAAGGCTGCTGCCGAGGAACACCAGCCTGCCCGCCAGACGGCTCACTTCGGCGCGGCCGGCGAGGATGTCGGCGGCAGAGATCGTGCGCGCGGCGATCGCTTCCTCGGAGCTCGCGGCGAAGCGCAGGCTGCCGCTCTCGTCGAGTGGAATGATCGCGTGATCGAGTCTCAACCACGCGGGTTCTCCGCCCAGAACGGGCGTGCTGCTGCCGGCGGCAAGGCGCCCTGCTTCGATGCCGAGCGCCGGGTAGGCATCGTTGCCGAGGATGGCAAAAGCCTGCGCGCGCCGGACGCGCGCATCCTCGTCGCCGATGAGGAAGGCGGCCGTCCCGGCCACCGACCGGTCCATGAAGGCCGGGCAGGAGGTTTCCGCGCCTTCGATGAACCACTGCGCAGGAATCGCAAGCTCGCGCCTGAGGGCCAGAGGCGGGACGGGCCGCGGCCGTTCGAGGACGCGGCCGGCCGCCAAAAAGCCGAGGACCACGGGGGCCCTGCCGATTGCCGCAGCGAGCGCGGCGTTTGCAGGCGAACTCTGGTCGCAGGCGGAACTGAAGACGAAATCGACGGCGATCGCCTTCGGCCCGGCCGCGGCCAGGCGAGAAATCAAATCGGCGGTCGCTGCCCTGTCCCAGCGACCGCCGCTCGTCTCGTACGCCTCGCGGTCGACATCGACGACGATGATGCCCGGCGATCTCGGCGAGGGCACCCATTGCGTGATGTTGTCGAAGAAGAGTTCGCGCTGGGTGTCGAGGATGGTTCCGGCAGAGAGATAGAGCAGCAGCGCCGCAGCGAGGCTGGCGATGATCCCTCCGGAAAGCGGGGTTATGCGGTAATGCATCCTCGGCCTTACGCTCAACCGCTCCAAGTCTTTGAAACCGCCCGCTTTTAGGCGAGCGGCATCAGTCCTCCTCCGGATCGGCGATGCTCAGCAGGCGCCCGACATTGCAGCAGATGATGCCGTCAGCGCGCTTGATCGCACCGCTTTCCTCCAGCGACAATATCGCGCGGTTCACCTTCGGCCGGCTCGCTCCGAGGATGGAGGCGATGTCCGTCTGGCTGAGCGTCAGCCGGAGATTGGCGCTTTGCGGCATCTCGCTACCGTGGATCTGGCGGAGCGTTGCCAGGAAGAAACGGGCGACGCGGGCGTTGAGATCGTAGAGCGCGATGGTTTCCAGCCTGTCCGTCGTGTCGCGCAACTGCGCGCAGAGGAAGCGGATCACCGCCTCGGCGGTCTTCGGCCTCTGTGTGATGAGAGCGAGGAAATCCTTCTTCCCGATCACATAGCCCTCGGCGGCGGTGACGGCGGTTGCGTCCGCCGAGCGCGGTTGGCCATCGAGCAGGGCCATCTCGCCGAACAGCGCTCCGGCTTCGTGCTGACGCAACAAGAGCTCGCGGCCCTGTGGTGTGAACAGCGAAAGCTTTATGCGTCCGGAAACCACCACGATCATATAGTCGCCATGATCCCCGCGCTGGAAGATGACCGTGCCTGCGGACCATTTCCGGTAGCTGGCAATGTCGGCGAGCTCGCATAAGGTTTCGCCGTCGAATTCCTCGAATATCGGGAACGACCGCCAGAAGGCGGGGCTCCGGTTGACTTCAGCCATTGCGATTACCCCTGCGTTTCCCCTTTACGCGCCGGGGAGTTTTCACCCTGCCGCCCCGACTTGCAACAGAAAAGCGCACGAGGCGCCGGCGTTGCATAGGGCCGCACGGGGCGTGGAGTTGACGACGAATCGATTTTGTTTCTAAATCGTGAACGATCTGTCGCCGGGCAGGCGGCTAGAGGATTTCGAAAATCCAGATATCTCTGCTGCCAACACGTTTTCCAACAGGAGCCTCGCGCATGTCCCAGAACGTCATCGTGCTCATCGGGCGCATTCTTCTCTCGATCATCTTCATTACTTCGGGCTTCGGCAAGCTTACCGATCCGTCCGCAACGGCCGGCATGATCACCAATGCCGGCTGGCCGGCCGCAACGGCGCTCGCCTATCTTGCCGGTCTCTTCGAACTCGTTGCCGGTCTTGCCGTTCTCGTCGGCTTTCAGACCCGCATCGCATCCTATCTGCTTGCGGCCTTCTGCCTGGTCACCGCTTTCGTCTTCCACAGCGGCGCAATCAACGTTCCGGACTTTCCGCCGGCGGCAAACGGGCTGCTGACGGTCTTCAATCAGATCATGATGATGAAGAACGTCACGATCGCCGGCGCATTCCTCGTGCTGGCCGGTTTCGGCCCGGGCGCGCTTTCGCTCGACGCCCGCGCCGGAAACACAGTCGCCGCTTAACGCAGGCATCGCTGATCGAAGAAGTACCCGCCGGCGCGCCGGCGGGTACTTTGTTTATGGTGTCACGTCCTCAAGGGTGGATAACGCCCTTGCGCAGGATGACGTTGCCGTAGAGCCGCGGCTCGCTGGTTTGCACCACCGCATGGGCCGCCTTCACCCGGGGGTAAAAGTCGGTCCCGAGCAACGGAACGACCGCCTGTGTCGGCTCATGTTTCCGGCAGCAGGCGATGATGTCCCGATGCACCGGATCGAGCACGTCCAGGTGCTCTTTCACCGTTGCGCGGAAGATCGCCTCGGGCACGAAGTCGTCGATCGGCAGAATGCTCAATATGGCGTCGAGCACCGGGATAAGCGGGTGCCCGTCCAGTCGGACGAGCCGGCGCGCGTGCTCGAGTCCGGGATAGTTTCCATCGACGATGGCAATCTCGTCGCCGTGCCCCATCGCTCTCAACGTGGAGAGAAGCTCCGGGCTCAGAATCGGGCTTATTCCTTTCAGCAACGCTCAAAGCTCCTTGAAGAGGACATTGGTGTCCAGCAGATATCGCGAGAAGAGCGGCAGACTGGCGCCGCCGATCGCGCGGGCGTGGCTGCCGACGGTGCCTTCGACGAGGTCCGGAAGCGTGACGCCCTGCAGGTCGAGCGTCTGCAGGGCCTTGCGCGTCGCGGCAAGAAGGCGGGCGCGCACCCAGGGCGGAAAACCGCCGTCGATTACGGCCGCGGAAAAATCGACGACGGACACCGCGGAGACGACGGCCTGTGCAAGCGCTGCTGCCGCGTCCTGAATCCAGATCTCGAGCGGCTCGCCGAAGTCGATCCAGTCGTCGGCGGAGTACCAGAGCGGCTCCGGGTCGATGCCGCGTTCGCGCAGGAGCTTTTCCAGCACGAAGACCGAGGCGATCTTCAGCAACTGCGTCGACTTGCCGTCCTTGCCGGCGACCGGCAGCGGGCCGACCGCGCCGGCGGTGCCGGTTCGGCCGGAGAAAAGGGCGGAGTTGATGACGACGCCGCCGCCGATGAAGGAGCCGATATAGAAGTAGACGAAATCCGGATAGCTGGCACCCACACCGAAGGCGAGTTCGGCACCGCAGGCGCTGGTGCCGTCGTTCTGAATGAACACCGGATGCCGGATGCGGGAGGTGACCGCCGCCTGCAGGTCGAAATCACGCCACCGGTCCATCTCTTCCCGCGGCGCGCCGACCTCTTCCGACCAGTTCCACAGTTCGAACGGCGTGGCGATCCCGACGCCGGCAATGCGGCCGCGCTCGCCGGGGCCAAGCTGTCCTTCGAGTTTTTCTATACCCCCGACAATGAAGCTGACGATCTCCTCGGGCAGCGGATAGGTATGGATCTGATGCAGATGCAGCCGAATGGTGCCCAGAAAATCCATCAGCACCAGATCGGCGCTGCGCCGGCCGATCTTCACGCCGAAGGAATAGACGGCATCCGGATTGAGCCGCATGGGGATGGAGGGCTGTCCGACGCGGCCGCGCACCGGCGCGCCGCGGACGAGCAGCCCGTCGGCTTCGAGCGACCGCATGATGACGGACGCGGTCTGCGCCGAAAGACCGGAGCGGCGCGCGATCTCGGCCTTGGACAGGCTGCCGTGACGGCGCACCAGCGACATGACGAGACGTTCGTTATAGGCGCGCACGCGCGTTTGGTTGGCCCCGCCGCTCGGGTCGACCACATCCGGCTGGGGCGGCCCCGCATAGGGGCCATCTGTCAGTGACATGCCACCGTTTCCTCCCATTGGTACCGTACGGTTCCTCGCCCCGATCCGGGGACGGCCACGCTCTACCTTAAAGCTTTACCGCGACCCCACTCCTGATCGCGGCACCCTGATGCCGCCTGCTCCGCGTGGGCCCGTCCGTATCTGATCCACGACTGTCTGCCCAATCCTCCCGGTTCGACTGAGGCGACGCCACGTGCAGAATGCCACAACGAGATAATAATTCAATTTGATTTATTTATTGACACCGCGGATTTTTGATGCTTGATTGACCATCGGAAGCGCCGTCTGCAGCTGAGGAGAATGCTGCAGCGGATCCTGAAGCCGGCACGCCGGCATTTTTCATCCTTGGGAGGATTTAATGAAGAAGACAGTTCTTTCTGCCGCATTCGGCGCGCTCGCCATGGGCGTGGCTTTCGCATCGCCCTCGCAGGCAGCCGAGGTGTCGGCATGCCTCATCACCAAAACCGACACCAATCCCTTCTTCGTGAAGATGAAGGAAGGCGCGGCCGCCAAGGCCAAGGAACTGGGCGTTACCCTGAAGTCCTATGCCGGCAAGATCGACGGGGATTCCGAGAGCCAGGTCGCTGCGATCGAGACCTGCATCGCCGACGGCGCCAAGGGTATCCTGATTGCCGCCTCCGATACCCAGGGTATCGTGCCTCAGGTCCAGAAGGCGCGGGATGCGGGTCTTCTGGTCATCGCGCTCGACACGCCGCTCGAACCCCTCGATGCCGCCGACGCGACTTTTGCGACGGACAACCTGCTTGCCGGCAAACTCATCGGCCAGTGGGCGGCCGCCACGCTCGGCGACGCCGCCAAGGAGGCCAAGGTGGCCTTCCTCGACCTCACGCCGTCGCAGCCCTCCGTCGACGTGCTGCGCGACCAGGGCTTCATGATCGGTTTCGGCATCGACCCCAAGGACCCGAACAAGATCGGCGACGAGGATGATCCGCGCATCGTCGGCCACGACATCACCAACGGCAACGAAGAGGGCGGCCGGACCGCCATGGAGAACCTCCTTCAGAAGGATCCGACCATCAACGTCGTCCACACGATCAACGAGCCGGCCGCCGCCGGCGCCTATGAGGCGCTGAAGTCCGTCGGACGCGAGAAGGACGTGCTGATCGTTTCCGTCGACGGTGGCTGCCCGGGCGTCAAGAATGTCGCCGAGGGCGTGATCGGTGCGACGTCGCAGCAGTATCCGCTGATGATGGCGGCGCTCGGCATCGAGGCGATCAAGAAGTTCGCCGATACGGGTGAGAAGCCTACTCCGACCGAAGGCAAGGACTTCGTCGACACCGGCGTTTCGCTCGTCACCGACAAGCCGGTGTCCGGCGTCGAGTCGATCGATACCAAGACCGGCATGGAGAAGTGCTGGGGCTGATCGGCCGGCACACGGGTGTGCAGGGAAGGGCGGCCCCGGCCGCCCTTCCCGCAAGGGCCAAGGTCTTTGACAAGGTGCCGAAAACCTGCGCAATTTTCAGAGCGGGGCGAGGAAAGCGCGAGGTGCTTTTTGCCCGCGTTCCGCTCTGGCTTCTCAGAACCGATTGCGGCGCGAGCCGGATTTCGTGGAGAGTTCTGAGGCTCGCCGCTTCGGCCGGTGGGCCGCGCATCCTGCAGCAATGCACCCCCTCTTGAGCGGGGTTCACGGGAGGAGTCCCCATGGGCGAAACAAACACAGCCGCACAGCCATCCCAGGAATTCGAAAAGGTCCTGGCCAACAGTTCGACGGATCTGGCGTCTTTCGACACGCATGACAAGACGCTGCTTCAGAAGCTGCAGCACTTCCTGCATTCGAGCCCGGCCGCGGTGCCGCTGATCGTGCTGGTCCTGTCGCTGATCGTTTTCGGTGTCATCCTGGGGGGAAAGTTCTTCTCCGCCTTCACCATGACGCTGATCCTTCAGCAGGTGGCAATCGTCGGTATCGTCGGTGCCGCTCAGACGCTCGTGATCCTGACCGCCGGTATCGATCTTTCGGTCGGTGCCATCATGGTGCTCTCATCCGTGATCATGGGGCAGTTCACCTTCCGCTACGGCTTCCCGCCGGTGCTCTCCGTCATCTGCGGACTTGGGGTGGGGGCGCTCTGCGGCTACATCAACGGAATGCTCGTCGCGCGCATGAAGCTGCCGCCCTTTATCGTCACGCTCGGCATGTGGCAGATCGTGCTCGCCTCCAACTTCCTCTATTCCGCCAATGAGACGATCAGGGCTCAGGACATTTCCGCGAATGCCTCGATCCTGCAGTTCTTCGGCCAGAACTTCCGCATCGGCAATGCCGTCTTCACCTACGGCGTCGTGATGATGGTGCTCCTCGTCTGCCTTCTTTGGTACGTTCTGAACCGCACCGCCTGGGGGCGCTATGTCTATGCCGTCGGCGACGACCCCGAGGCTGCCAAGCTCGCCGGTGTCAACGTCACGCGCATGCTCATCACCATCTATACGCTCTCCGGTCTTATCTGCGCCCTTGCCGGCTGGGCCCTCATCGGCCGCATCGGCTCCGTCTCCCCGACAGCGGGCCAGTTTGCGAACATCGAATCGATCACCGCCGTGGTGATCGGCGGCATCTCGCTCTTCGGTGGCCGCGGTTCCATCATGGGCATGCTCTTCGGCGCGCTGATCGTCGGCGTCTTCTCGCTCGGCCTGCGCCTTATGGGCACCGACCCGCAATGGACCTATCTCCTGATCGGCTTGCTGATCATCATCGCCGTCGCAATCGACCAGTGGATCAGAAAGGTAGCAGCCTGATGGCACAGGAACCCATCCTTACCGCTCGTGGCCTCGTCAAGCGCTATGGTCGCGTCACCGCCCTCGACCGTGCCGATTTCGACCTCTATCCCGGCGAAATCCTGGCCGTGATCGGCGACAACGGCGCCGGCAAGTCCTCGATGATCAAGGCGATTTCCGGGGCCGTCACGCCAGACGAGGGCGAGATCCGCCTGGAAGGCAAGCCCGTCCACTTCCGCTCTCCGATGGAAGCGAGGCAAGCCGGCATCGAAACGGTCTATCAGAACCTGGCTCTGTCGCCGGCACTGTCGATCGCCGACAACATGTTCCTCGGCCGGGAGATCCGCAAGCCGGGCATCATGGGCAAGTGGTTCCGTTCGCTTGACCGCGCCGCCATGGAAAAGCAGGCACGGGAGAAGCTCTCCGAGCTCGGTCTGATGACCATTCAGAACATCAACCAGGCGGTCGAGACGCTCTCCGGCGGACAACGCCAGGGCGTGGCGGTGGCGCGCGCTGCCGCCTTCGGCTCCAAGGTCGTCATCATGGACGAGCCAACGGCTGCGCTCGGGGTTAAGGAAAGCCGGCGTGTGCTGGAACTGATCCTGGACGTGCGTCGCCGGGGCCTGCCGATCGTCCTGATCTCGCACAATATGCCGCATGTCTTCGAAGTCGCGGACAGGATCCATATCCATCGCCTCGGCCGCCGCCTCTGCGTGATCAATCCCAAGGATTACACCATGTCGGATGCCGTGGCCTTCATGACCGGTGCGAAGGAGCCGCCGCGCGAGGCGATTGCGGCATGAGCGTCGAGTCCCTTGCGGATGAGATCCTGAAGCGGGCGGTCGATTCCGGCCGCTTCATCGTCGCCATCGCCGGACCGCCCGGCGCCGGGAAGTCCACGCTTTCCGAAACGCTTGCGGAGGCGATCACGCAGGCGGGAGAAAAGACGGCGGTGTTGCCGATGGACGGCTTTCACATGGACAATGCCGTTCTCGAGGAAAAAGGTCTCCTTGCCCGAAAGGGGGCGCCCGAGACCTTCGACGTCCGATCCTTTCTCACAACGCTTGCCGCCGTCCGCGCCGATGACGGCGAGGTTCTCGTCCCGGTCTTCGACCGCTCCCGGGAACTCGCGGTGGCCTCTGCGAGGATCATCGCGCCCGAGACGCGGATCGTCCTCGTCGAGGGCAACTATCTGCTGCTCGACGAGGCGCCCTGGAGCGGACTCGACGGCGCCTTCGATTATTCGATCTTCATCGATCCGGGCCTGGAGGAGCTCGAACGGCGCCTGCTGCAGCGCTGGCACGATCACGGCTATGACGAGGAGGCGGCACGCAGCAAGGCCTATGGCAACGACATACCCAATGCCCGCCGGGTCGTCGGAAGCCGCAGGCCGGCGGATATCGTCATCCGGAACTTCTAGAGCGGGACGAGGAAATGTGTGCGCGGTTTCCGGCCGCATACCGCCGTGACCTCTCGAATCGCCATTGTCTTCGGCGGCGCAATGGTGTTATCGAAGCGCGGTTTCACCACATGAGTTGCCGCCCTTCGAGCGCACCGGTACGTCCTGACGCCGGCCGCGCGGATCGGGCGCGAGCATCGGGAGAACGCTGATATGCAAGACCTCGTCATCCGCCGCCCGGACGACTGGCATCTTCACCTGCGCGACGGCGGCATGCTGCGCGGCGTGATTGCCGATACGAGCCGCCATTTCGCGCGCGCCATCATCATGCCCAATCTGGTACCGCCCGTCGTGACCTCCGCCGACGCGGCCGCCTATCGCGAGCGCATACGCGCAGCCATTCCCGAAGGGGACCGGTTCGATCCGCTGATGACGCTCTATCTTACCGAGGGCACCGACCCGGGCGATGTGGAGGCGGGCTTCAGGAGCGGCCTCGTCAAGGCGGTCAAACTCTATCCGGCCGGCGCCACCACCAATTCGTCGAGCGGTGTGCGCGATATCGACAAGGCGATGCCGGTGCTCGAGCGCATGGCCGAGATCGGCCTGCCGCTCTGCGTCCATGGCGAGGTGACGACGGCCGACGTCGATATCTTCGACCGCGAGGCGGTCTTCATCGAAACCGTTCTCGACCCGCTCCGCCGGCGACTGCCCGATCTCAGGATCACCATGGAGCATGTGACGACGAAGGACGGGGTCGACTATATCCGGGAGCATGCGGCCAATCTTGCCGGCTCCATCACCACCCATCATCTCATCATCAACCGCAACGCCATCCTCGTCGGCGGCATCAAGCCGCATTACTACTGCCTGCCCGTGGCGAAGCGCGAGGCGCATCGGCTGGCGCTTCGCCAAGCGGCGATCTCGGGCGACGTTCGCTTCTTTCTCGGAACGGACTCTGCCCCGCATGTCGACCCCCTCAAGGAATGCGCCTGCGGCTGTGCCGGCATCTACACATCGATCAACACCTTGAGCTGCCTCGCTCACGTTTTCGAGGAAGAAGGCGCGCTCGATCGGCTGGAAGCCTTCACCTCTCTGAACGGCCCCGCCTGGTATGGCCTGCCGGCAAACGAGGAGAGGATCACGCTGCGCAAGCAGGAGGAGCCGGTCAGCTATCCCGCCAGGATCGAGACCGAAGCCGGTCCGGTCACGGTTTTCGACCCGATGTTCCCGCTCCACTGGGCCGTGATACCGACCCGATAGCCGAAGGAGAGTTCATGTTTTCGAACGCATTCACCGACAAGGCCGTGATGGCCGAGCTGGTCGCGAAGATGCTCTGGGAAATCAAGGCCGTGCATTTTCGCGCCGACGAGCCCTACAAGCTCGCCTCCGG
Encoded here:
- a CDS encoding ATP-binding cassette domain-containing protein translates to MAQEPILTARGLVKRYGRVTALDRADFDLYPGEILAVIGDNGAGKSSMIKAISGAVTPDEGEIRLEGKPVHFRSPMEARQAGIETVYQNLALSPALSIADNMFLGREIRKPGIMGKWFRSLDRAAMEKQAREKLSELGLMTIQNINQAVETLSGGQRQGVAVARAAAFGSKVVIMDEPTAALGVKESRRVLELILDVRRRGLPIVLISHNMPHVFEVADRIHIHRLGRRLCVINPKDYTMSDAVAFMTGAKEPPREAIAA
- a CDS encoding nucleoside triphosphate hydrolase, whose product is MSVESLADEILKRAVDSGRFIVAIAGPPGAGKSTLSETLAEAITQAGEKTAVLPMDGFHMDNAVLEEKGLLARKGAPETFDVRSFLTTLAAVRADDGEVLVPVFDRSRELAVASARIIAPETRIVLVEGNYLLLDEAPWSGLDGAFDYSIFIDPGLEELERRLLQRWHDHGYDEEAARSKAYGNDIPNARRVVGSRRPADIVIRNF
- the pyrC gene encoding dihydroorotase → MQDLVIRRPDDWHLHLRDGGMLRGVIADTSRHFARAIIMPNLVPPVVTSADAAAYRERIRAAIPEGDRFDPLMTLYLTEGTDPGDVEAGFRSGLVKAVKLYPAGATTNSSSGVRDIDKAMPVLERMAEIGLPLCVHGEVTTADVDIFDREAVFIETVLDPLRRRLPDLRITMEHVTTKDGVDYIREHAANLAGSITTHHLIINRNAILVGGIKPHYYCLPVAKREAHRLALRQAAISGDVRFFLGTDSAPHVDPLKECACGCAGIYTSINTLSCLAHVFEEEGALDRLEAFTSLNGPAWYGLPANEERITLRKQEEPVSYPARIETEAGPVTVFDPMFPLHWAVIPTR